In Leptolyngbya sp. 'hensonii', the sequence AAAACCCAACGATTAGAGAGAACCAATGGTATTATCCGGCAACAAACAGGACGGTGGCATCGACGGCAAAACAAGTTTGGCAAGGTGTGGGAGCAAACGAAGGTGACTACACGATTGGTTGTCAGTTATTTCAATTGGATTTGGCGGCATAGCCGATTCAAAACCACAGCATCTCAACGAGCAAACTTGGCAGCAGAGCCTTGGACTTGGCAAGACTTCGCAACTTATCCAACAATTATTTGATGCACAACCATATCTTCCTGGGTGGCTCCTTCTCCCGGCCCCATGACCCCAATAATGGTTTCTGGCATGACTAAAGTCTCCGTCATTATTCCCATTTATAACGGTGAATCAGATCTTCCCGATCTGGTGGATTGTTTGCTGGCCCAGACCCTTCCAACTGAACAGGTGGAGTATTTGCTGGTGGATAATGCCAGCCGCGATCGAACGCCCATCCTGATCCAATCAGCTATGGCGAGGGCAACAGCTCAGGGGATGATTCTAAAGTACTTGCTGGAAGACCAGATTCAGAGTTCCTATGCAGCTCGTAATCGGGGCATCAGAGTCGCAACTGGAGAGATTTTGGCCTTCACGGATGCAGATTGTCGGCCCCAAGCGGCATGGCTGGAGAAATTGATGGAGCCGTTTACTGATCCAGCGATCGGGCTGGTGGCTGGGGAAATCCTGGCATTGCCAGGAGATAGCCTGCTGGAGCAGTTTGCTGAGCACGGGAAAACCCTGTCCCAGAAACACACCCTGGCCCATCCCTTCTGTCCTTATGGACAGACTGCCAACCTGGCCATCAGACGGGACGTGTTGGAGTCCGTGGGCCTGTTTCGTCCCTATCTGACGACTGGTGGGGATGCGGATCTATGCTGGCGGGTCTTGCGCCAGACAAACTGGCGGATTCACTTTGCCTCTGGCGCGACCGTGCAACATCGCCATCGGGCCACCTGGAAGGATCTAATGGCCCAGTGGCGACGCTATGGCCGATCAAATCGCTACCTGCACGATCTGCACGGTGTCGCTTTGCAACCAGAGTGGTCCAACCGGGAATACCTCTACCGCTACAGTCGCTGGTTACTGAAAGAATTACCGATCGTCACAGTTCGTTTACTGATGGGCAAAGCCACCCGGATTGATCTGGTCAGTACTCCGCTCAGTCTGGCCTGCGGACGGGCAAGGCTTCAGGGGCAACGAGAGGCCCAATTGCCAGAGGCAGCCCGTGAGATTGCCCCATTTGAGGTGCTGGCAACTGAACCTATTCCACCCCGCAATTCGATAGATTAGTAACAACAGTGATGGAATCTTTACCCATGTCCGGACAACTTTTGCTGGTGGATGACGAGCCTGGATTGCGCGAGGCCGTGCAGGCTTATCTGGAAGATAGTGGTTTCACGGTTCGAGCCGCCAGTAATGCCCATGATGGCTGGGAGCTGATGCAACAGAGTACCCCCGACCTGGTGATCAGCGACATTATGATGCCCCAGGTGGATGGGTATGAGTTTCTCAAGCAACTGCGGGAAGATCCCCGCTACAAGGCTCTGCCCGTCGTGTTTCTGACAGCTAGAGGCATGACCGCCGATCGGATCCAGGGCTATAACGCTGGCGTGGATGCCTATCTGCCTAAGCCCTTTGACCCGGATGAACTGGTGGCAATCGTCACCAATCTCCTGAAACAGCGATTGGCGTCCCGTGCCACTAATGAGGACGGGGAGGCGATCGATATTGCTGATATGGCCCGTCAGATTGCTGAGATTCGGGGCATGCTGATGCAGAAGCAGGGGATCACCAAAACGCCCACTGATATTCAGATTGACCTGACCCCCCGGGAGAAAAGTGTGCTGGAGTTAGTTACAAAAGGGCTGATGAATAAGGAAATTGCCCGTCAACTCAATACCAGTGTGCGTAACGTAGAGAA encodes:
- a CDS encoding response regulator transcription factor; the encoded protein is MSGQLLLVDDEPGLREAVQAYLEDSGFTVRAASNAHDGWELMQQSTPDLVISDIMMPQVDGYEFLKQLREDPRYKALPVVFLTARGMTADRIQGYNAGVDAYLPKPFDPDELVAIVTNLLKQRLASRATNEDGEAIDIADMARQIAEIRGMLMQKQGITKTPTDIQIDLTPREKSVLELVTKGLMNKEIARQLNTSVRNVEKYVSRLFSKTGTNSRTELVRFALEHGLTD
- a CDS encoding glycosyltransferase, coding for MTPIMVSGMTKVSVIIPIYNGESDLPDLVDCLLAQTLPTEQVEYLLVDNASRDRTPILIQSAMARATAQGMILKYLLEDQIQSSYAARNRGIRVATGEILAFTDADCRPQAAWLEKLMEPFTDPAIGLVAGEILALPGDSLLEQFAEHGKTLSQKHTLAHPFCPYGQTANLAIRRDVLESVGLFRPYLTTGGDADLCWRVLRQTNWRIHFASGATVQHRHRATWKDLMAQWRRYGRSNRYLHDLHGVALQPEWSNREYLYRYSRWLLKELPIVTVRLLMGKATRIDLVSTPLSLACGRARLQGQREAQLPEAAREIAPFEVLATEPIPPRNSID